In one window of bacterium DNA:
- a CDS encoding 4-coumarate--CoA ligase family protein, with the protein MVITSSLPDVSIPNVPITPYIFENAAERATKAALVDGPSGRTYDFATLEMLIQRFAGGLVANGFQPGEVLMILAPNVPEYVIALHGTMVCGGTVTTANPTYTARELRHQMEDSGATWLFTIPLFLPLAREAMAGGSIGRIIVLGETEPADDLLDAFALVGGDSYEGHAPVDAADHVAVLPYSSGTTGNPKGVMLTHRNLVANLVQGGSMVAADSDDVVIAVLPFFHVYGLQILINFNLRVGATTVSLPRFDLEQFLRVMQDHEVTRAYLVPPIVLALAKHPLVDRYDLSKLKSIVSGAAPLSEELANEVTDRIGVEILQGYGMTETSPATHVALEGCGKPGCVGGVVPSSECRVVDTSTGEDVEQGESGEIWVRGPHIMKGYLNNPEATAETIDADGWLHTGDIGYMDEDGDFYIVDRLKELIKYKGFQVPPAELEGLLLSHPAVADSAVIPVPDDEAGEIPKAFVVLKPGTEATAGELQDFVAGQVASFKQIRELEFIDAIPKAISGKILRRVLRDAELAKRA; encoded by the coding sequence ATGGTGATCACGAGCAGCCTGCCGGACGTTTCGATCCCCAATGTCCCGATAACCCCCTACATCTTCGAGAATGCTGCCGAGCGGGCGACCAAGGCGGCGCTCGTGGACGGTCCTTCCGGCCGCACCTACGACTTCGCCACCCTGGAGATGCTGATCCAGCGGTTCGCGGGCGGGCTGGTGGCGAACGGGTTCCAGCCGGGCGAGGTGCTCATGATCCTCGCCCCGAACGTGCCGGAATACGTCATCGCCCTGCACGGCACGATGGTGTGCGGCGGCACGGTGACCACCGCCAACCCCACCTACACGGCCCGCGAGCTGCGTCACCAGATGGAGGACTCGGGCGCCACCTGGCTGTTCACGATCCCGCTCTTCCTGCCGCTGGCGCGTGAGGCGATGGCCGGCGGCAGCATCGGGCGAATCATCGTGCTGGGCGAGACCGAACCGGCCGACGACCTCCTCGACGCATTCGCGCTCGTGGGCGGCGACTCTTACGAGGGCCACGCGCCAGTGGACGCGGCCGACCACGTCGCCGTCCTCCCCTACTCCAGTGGCACGACCGGGAACCCCAAGGGCGTGATGCTCACGCACCGCAACCTCGTGGCCAACCTCGTGCAGGGCGGCTCGATGGTGGCGGCCGACTCCGATGACGTAGTGATCGCGGTCCTGCCGTTCTTCCACGTCTACGGCCTGCAGATCCTCATCAACTTCAACCTGCGCGTCGGCGCCACCACCGTCTCGCTGCCGCGCTTCGACCTCGAGCAGTTCCTGCGGGTCATGCAGGACCACGAGGTGACCCGCGCCTACCTGGTGCCGCCGATCGTGCTGGCACTGGCCAAGCACCCCCTGGTGGACCGCTACGACCTGTCCAAGCTCAAGTCCATCGTCTCGGGCGCGGCACCACTCAGCGAGGAACTCGCCAACGAGGTGACCGACCGCATCGGCGTCGAGATCCTGCAGGGCTACGGCATGACCGAGACCAGCCCGGCCACCCACGTGGCGCTCGAGGGCTGCGGCAAGCCCGGCTGCGTCGGCGGCGTCGTTCCCAGCAGCGAGTGCCGCGTCGTGGACACCTCAACCGGCGAGGACGTGGAGCAGGGCGAGTCCGGCGAGATCTGGGTGCGCGGCCCCCACATCATGAAGGGCTACCTCAACAACCCCGAGGCCACCGCCGAGACCATCGACGCCGACGGCTGGCTGCACACCGGCGACATCGGCTACATGGACGAAGACGGCGACTTCTACATCGTCGACCGGCTGAAGGAGCTCATCAAGTACAAGGGCTTCCAGGTGCCGCCGGCAGAGCTCGAGGGCCTGCTGCTGTCACACCCCGCGGTCGCCGACTCGGCAGTCATCCCGGTGCCCGACGACGAGGCCGGCGAGATCCCCAAGGCCTTCGTGGTGCTCAAGCCGGGGACCGAGGCCACTGCGGGCGAGCTGCAGGACTTCGTCGCCGGCCAGGTGGCCAGCTTCAAGCAGATCCGGGAACTGGAGTTCATCGACGCCATCCCGAAGGCGATCTCCGGCAAGATCCTGCGCCGCGTCCTACGCGACGCCGAATTGGCCAAACGCGCCTGA
- a CDS encoding HEAT repeat domain-containing protein, which translates to MTAERRPPDGESLRRRRAVALSGFGNDESTARPGLADSSPRVRCAALAALARGGNLAAADLLGALGDPSPEVRAGAAELAAGRGDIDLSGVLGDSDARVVEAAAWACGEHPAADSGVVSQLGEIATSHPDALCRETAVAALGAIGDGAGLAAVLAATGDRATVRRRAVLALAAFSGPEVEEALERAAGDRDWQVRQAAEDLRQPIFVGSAEGLRRFSPRRRSPRTSPA; encoded by the coding sequence ATGACCGCCGAGAGGCGACCGCCCGACGGCGAATCGCTCCGGCGCCGCCGAGCCGTTGCGCTCAGCGGGTTCGGCAACGACGAGAGCACGGCGCGGCCGGGGCTCGCCGACTCGAGCCCGAGGGTGCGCTGCGCCGCGCTGGCCGCGCTGGCCCGTGGCGGCAACCTGGCGGCTGCCGATCTCCTCGGTGCGCTCGGGGACCCTTCGCCGGAGGTTCGCGCCGGCGCCGCGGAATTGGCCGCCGGCCGCGGCGACATCGATCTCAGCGGCGTGCTCGGCGACAGCGACGCGCGAGTGGTCGAGGCGGCGGCCTGGGCATGCGGCGAGCACCCCGCAGCCGACTCCGGCGTGGTGTCGCAGCTGGGTGAGATCGCCACGAGCCACCCCGACGCGCTGTGCAGGGAGACGGCGGTCGCCGCGCTCGGGGCGATCGGCGACGGGGCGGGGCTCGCCGCGGTGCTCGCCGCAACCGGGGACCGGGCCACGGTGCGCCGCCGCGCCGTCCTGGCGCTGGCCGCCTTCTCCGGCCCCGAGGTGGAGGAGGCGCTGGAGCGGGCCGCCGGGGATCGTGACTGGCAGGTCCGCCAAGCGGCGGAAGACCTTCGCCAGCCGATCTTCGTCGGCTCGGCAGAGGGCCTCCGCCGGTTCAGTCCCCGTCGGAGAAGTCCACGAACATCCCCCGCATGA
- a CDS encoding DivIVA domain-containing protein, with protein MSSGEPDPAHPELSPDAVAGREFAAARKGYDRAEVRSFLTTVAAELAAVFERMTRLERLAARTAMTAEEAEPSNAEPSNAEPSNAEALLEAIAAEAWRDQVLADLDRRRRELNGEVMRLRAGRDRLRADLVEVADELAEQSRRLDGSLQAARSAGDLAEQKVTSESPRSAEEWRAELEAARLAGFATVGAASAAAAGQRSPEEAPEPPAADPDAGATTPDGDVVEALEVGELFARLRAERSEAQPGDDQAQTDS; from the coding sequence GTGAGTTCCGGCGAGCCGGACCCGGCGCATCCGGAGCTCAGCCCCGATGCGGTGGCGGGGCGCGAATTCGCCGCGGCCCGGAAGGGCTACGACCGTGCCGAGGTGCGATCGTTCCTGACGACGGTGGCCGCCGAGTTGGCGGCGGTGTTCGAACGCATGACCCGGCTCGAACGGCTGGCGGCGCGTACGGCGATGACCGCGGAGGAGGCCGAGCCGTCGAACGCCGAGCCGTCGAACGCCGAGCCGTCGAACGCCGAGGCGCTGCTGGAGGCGATCGCTGCGGAAGCCTGGCGCGACCAGGTGCTGGCCGACCTGGACCGGCGTCGACGCGAGTTGAACGGCGAGGTGATGCGACTGCGTGCCGGCCGGGACCGCCTGCGCGCCGATCTGGTCGAGGTGGCCGACGAACTGGCCGAGCAGTCGCGGCGCCTCGACGGCTCGTTGCAAGCCGCTCGATCAGCCGGTGACCTCGCCGAGCAGAAAGTCACCTCCGAATCGCCGCGTAGTGCCGAGGAATGGCGCGCCGAATTGGAGGCGGCGCGCCTGGCCGGATTCGCCACAGTGGGTGCGGCTTCGGCGGCCGCGGCCGGACAGCGGTCGCCGGAGGAGGCGCCCGAGCCACCGGCGGCGGATCCGGATGCCGGAGCGACGACGCCCGACGGCGACGTCGTGGAGGCTCTCGAGGTGGGTGAGCTCTTCGCCCGCTTGCGCGCCGAGCGCTCCGAGGCCCAGCCGGGCGACGACCAGGCTCAGACGGACTCCTAA
- a CDS encoding PDZ domain-containing protein codes for MRGLVVGFWRICRRNPRRSIWIAAVGAVVTAALLVLTFVSAPYYALYPGDVYSATGAVSSESETTFDPMSLIGFVTISAHPTESLWQWVVAYLDGSAALQHEDVFNRGLTPQERRNTDARLMTRSQDVSVYVALVELGYDVPDSQVVVSGLIPCMPAAEHISVGDVITSVGGEPVTESGEVSAAVRSRSVGELVEFGLRPQGETDSVLVDIRLGSSADECIDPAGRTSLEDERPLLGVILANDVGELGVDVDFATGNIAGPSAGLAFALSVVDLLSPDELTEGRPVAVTGTISPDGSVGTVGGIAQKVRAVESRNFGLMLVPEGQYEEAAAAASEALEIVEVSSMSEALEVVAPNWTPPQG; via the coding sequence GTGCGCGGTCTTGTCGTGGGGTTCTGGCGCATCTGCCGGCGCAACCCGCGTCGCTCGATCTGGATTGCCGCCGTCGGGGCCGTCGTCACCGCCGCGCTGCTGGTTCTGACGTTCGTCTCGGCCCCGTACTACGCCCTGTACCCGGGCGATGTGTACTCGGCCACCGGCGCCGTCTCCTCCGAGAGCGAGACCACCTTCGACCCCATGAGCCTCATCGGCTTCGTGACAATCTCGGCGCACCCGACCGAGTCGCTGTGGCAGTGGGTCGTCGCCTATCTCGACGGCTCCGCCGCGCTCCAGCACGAGGACGTCTTCAACCGGGGCTTGACGCCCCAGGAGCGTCGCAACACCGACGCCCGGCTGATGACCCGGTCCCAGGACGTCTCGGTGTATGTGGCGCTGGTCGAGTTGGGCTACGACGTGCCCGACTCGCAGGTCGTCGTGAGCGGGTTGATCCCCTGCATGCCGGCGGCCGAGCACATCTCCGTCGGTGACGTGATCACGTCGGTCGGCGGGGAACCGGTGACGGAGTCCGGCGAGGTCTCGGCGGCGGTTCGCAGCCGCTCGGTGGGCGAGCTGGTCGAGTTCGGGCTCCGCCCGCAAGGCGAGACCGACAGCGTGCTGGTGGACATCCGGCTGGGCTCCAGCGCCGATGAATGCATCGATCCGGCCGGCCGCACCTCGCTCGAGGACGAGCGTCCGCTGCTGGGGGTGATCCTGGCCAACGACGTGGGCGAGTTGGGGGTGGACGTCGACTTCGCCACCGGCAACATCGCCGGCCCGTCGGCGGGTCTGGCATTCGCCCTGTCGGTCGTGGACCTGCTCTCTCCGGACGAACTGACCGAAGGGCGGCCCGTGGCGGTGACCGGGACGATCTCGCCGGACGGCTCGGTCGGGACCGTCGGCGGCATTGCCCAGAAGGTCCGGGCGGTGGAGAGCCGGAACTTCGGGCTGATGCTGGTACCGGAGGGACAGTACGAGGAGGCGGCTGCGGCGGCCTCCGAGGCTCTCGAGATCGTGGAGGTCTCCTCCATGTCCGAGGCTCTGGAGGTGGTGGCGCCGAACTGGACCCCGCCGCAAGGCTGA
- a CDS encoding UPF0182 family protein — protein MSMTGPRGPGGPRTPPAPVRSRRLRRGLFVAIAAVIIVLVSLRGAAGFYTDFLWFDALGQADVWRTIIVSRIVLALIFIAVLFALLYGNLSIADRMAPAHRPRGPEEDVLTRYHESLGQRPRLVRLGVTLLFALPIGAGASDQWEEWLLLTNSVEFGAIDPIDALWFGNDVGFYVFQLPFLTYVVNWLFNVVLLTFFITAIAHYVNGGIRLQNQGQRVTPQVKAHLSVLLGALALIKAADYFLGRYELTTSTSGVVDGATYTDLNARLPVHWLLILISLLAFVLLIVNIRLKGWVLPTLAVGLWAFVAIVMGGIYPLVIQRLRVEPAESTREQEYIEYNIASTRLAMGLDDVKIRTFDSTGGLTYDAVARSEDIIGNLPLLDPAILPLTYENREGERNYYQFSEVLDVDRYEIDGQVTPVVLGARQLNPGNLPQTSWEARTLTFTHGFGVALAPANTVEAGLPDFRIGGLPVSNNLDIPLDEPRLYYGEELDGYAIVKTDRQEVDVPTATGEEASYTYQGDGGVEIGGFFRQASFALRFWEVDPLLSGFITDESKVIYVRDVRARVKKLAPFLHIDNDPYPVLAQGRVQYIVDAYTTTSKFPYGQRADTEQLGDNSGLRHRFNYVRNSVKAVVDGFDGTTTLYVVDPDDPILRAYRNIFPDLFDDFENMPAELMEHIRYPEDLFRVQTNVWARYQLDNPQEFYEQAKGWSVAQDPGAVTGVLTSPITTPDGVVQQPSREARIDPYYLLTRLPEEDDQDFVILRSYVPVSTEDTRRELTAFMVGKSDPDEYGELVVYRVEPLGLTDGPALVNSKIQSDPSISRVVTLLNQQGSRVEFGDLVLVPVEDSILYVRPLYVVAQSPPVPELQQVIAVLGERVVMCPTLDEALRGLFGLTLVSDSQDASASSCVGNTAGLAAEIAAAEPAEAPPAPPEPAPALPEPVPAPPEPVPAPSPPVPPGEVPDEVGALIERAVELFAEADAALRDGRLDLYQQRIEEAEELIRRASEELGDTL, from the coding sequence ATGTCGATGACAGGGCCGCGGGGTCCGGGCGGTCCGCGAACGCCTCCTGCGCCCGTCCGTTCCCGTCGTCTGCGACGCGGCCTTTTCGTCGCCATCGCGGCGGTGATCATCGTGCTGGTGTCGCTGCGCGGCGCCGCCGGCTTCTACACGGACTTCCTGTGGTTCGACGCCCTGGGCCAGGCCGATGTCTGGCGCACGATCATCGTCTCCCGGATCGTGCTGGCGCTCATCTTCATTGCCGTTCTGTTCGCCCTCCTCTACGGGAACCTCTCGATCGCCGACCGGATGGCTCCCGCCCATCGCCCGCGCGGCCCCGAGGAGGACGTGCTGACGCGCTATCACGAGTCGCTCGGGCAGCGGCCGCGCCTGGTGCGCCTCGGCGTGACATTGCTGTTCGCTCTGCCGATCGGCGCCGGCGCCTCCGATCAGTGGGAGGAATGGCTCCTGCTGACCAACAGTGTGGAATTCGGTGCCATCGATCCCATCGACGCCCTCTGGTTCGGCAACGACGTGGGGTTCTACGTCTTCCAGTTGCCGTTCCTCACCTACGTCGTCAACTGGCTGTTCAACGTCGTCCTGCTCACCTTCTTCATCACCGCCATCGCCCACTACGTGAACGGCGGGATCCGTCTCCAGAACCAAGGACAGCGCGTCACGCCGCAGGTCAAGGCGCATCTCTCGGTGCTGCTGGGAGCCCTTGCGCTCATCAAGGCGGCGGACTACTTCCTGGGCCGCTACGAGTTGACGACCTCCACATCGGGTGTCGTGGACGGCGCCACCTACACCGACCTGAACGCCCGGCTGCCGGTGCATTGGCTGCTCATCCTGATCTCGCTCTTGGCGTTCGTATTGCTGATCGTGAACATCCGCCTCAAGGGTTGGGTGCTGCCCACGCTGGCGGTGGGGCTCTGGGCGTTCGTGGCGATCGTCATGGGCGGCATCTACCCGCTCGTCATCCAACGCCTGCGGGTGGAGCCCGCGGAATCCACCCGTGAGCAGGAGTACATCGAGTACAACATCGCCTCCACGCGCCTGGCCATGGGGCTCGACGACGTGAAGATCCGCACCTTCGACTCAACCGGGGGGCTGACCTACGACGCGGTCGCTCGCAGCGAGGACATCATCGGCAACCTGCCGCTGCTGGATCCCGCGATCCTCCCGTTGACCTATGAGAACCGCGAGGGCGAGCGGAACTACTACCAGTTCTCCGAGGTGCTGGACGTGGACCGCTACGAGATCGACGGCCAGGTGACGCCGGTCGTCTTGGGGGCGCGCCAGTTGAATCCCGGCAATCTCCCGCAGACTTCCTGGGAGGCCCGCACGCTCACGTTCACCCACGGCTTCGGCGTGGCCCTCGCACCGGCCAACACCGTGGAGGCGGGACTGCCCGACTTCCGCATCGGCGGGCTGCCGGTCAGCAACAATCTGGACATTCCCCTCGACGAGCCCCGGCTCTATTACGGCGAGGAACTCGACGGCTACGCCATCGTCAAGACCGATCGCCAGGAGGTGGACGTTCCGACCGCCACCGGCGAGGAGGCGTCCTATACCTACCAGGGCGACGGCGGGGTGGAGATCGGCGGCTTCTTCCGGCAGGCGTCCTTCGCGCTGCGGTTCTGGGAGGTGGACCCGCTGCTCTCGGGCTTCATCACCGACGAGAGCAAGGTGATCTACGTCCGCGACGTGCGCGCCCGCGTCAAGAAGCTGGCCCCGTTCCTGCACATCGACAACGACCCGTACCCGGTGCTGGCCCAGGGACGGGTGCAATACATCGTGGACGCCTACACGACCACGTCGAAATTCCCCTACGGCCAGCGCGCCGACACCGAGCAGCTCGGCGACAACAGCGGCCTGCGCCACCGCTTCAACTACGTGCGGAACTCGGTGAAGGCCGTGGTGGACGGCTTCGACGGCACCACCACGCTGTACGTCGTCGACCCCGACGATCCCATCCTGCGGGCCTACCGCAACATCTTCCCGGACCTCTTCGATGACTTCGAGAACATGCCGGCGGAGCTCATGGAGCACATCCGCTATCCGGAGGACCTGTTCCGGGTGCAGACCAACGTCTGGGCCCGCTACCAGCTCGACAATCCCCAGGAGTTCTACGAGCAGGCCAAGGGTTGGTCCGTGGCCCAGGATCCCGGCGCCGTCACCGGTGTCCTGACCTCTCCGATCACCACGCCGGACGGTGTGGTGCAGCAGCCCTCCCGGGAGGCGCGCATCGACCCCTACTACCTGCTGACGCGCCTGCCCGAGGAGGACGACCAGGACTTCGTGATCCTCCGCTCGTACGTGCCGGTCTCCACCGAGGACACCCGGCGCGAGCTCACCGCCTTCATGGTCGGCAAGAGCGATCCGGACGAGTACGGGGAGTTGGTCGTGTACCGGGTGGAGCCGCTCGGCCTGACCGACGGCCCGGCGCTGGTGAACTCGAAGATCCAGAGCGATCCGAGCATCTCCCGGGTCGTGACGCTGCTCAACCAGCAGGGTTCACGGGTCGAGTTCGGCGACCTGGTGCTCGTGCCGGTGGAGGACTCGATTCTCTACGTGCGGCCGCTGTACGTGGTGGCGCAGAGCCCGCCGGTGCCCGAGTTGCAGCAGGTCATCGCCGTTCTGGGTGAGCGCGTGGTGATGTGTCCCACGCTGGACGAGGCGCTGCGCGGCCTGTTCGGCCTGACGCTGGTGTCGGACTCCCAGGATGCCTCTGCGTCGAGTTGCGTGGGCAACACGGCAGGGCTGGCGGCGGAGATCGCGGCGGCCGAACCTGCCGAGGCGCCGCCCGCCCCGCCCGAGCCCGCTCCCGCGCTGCCCGAGCCCGTTCCGGCCCCCCCTGAGCCTGTCCCCGCTCCGTCCCCGCCGGTGCCACCGGGCGAAGTTCCCGACGAGGTCGGTGCTCTGATCGAGCGGGCGGTGGAGCTGTTCGCCGAGGCCGACGCCGCCCTGCGCGACGGCCGCCTCGACCTCTACCAGCAGCGCATCGAGGAGGCCGAGGAACTGATCCGCCGCGCCAGCGAGGAACTGGGCGACACTCTGTAG
- a CDS encoding rod shape-determining protein, whose protein sequence is MARSLAIDLGTANTLVYSMGNDIVYRQPTVIAVHRQTGEVLAMGEEAWRMIGRTPSYIVAHRPLRNGAITDFDMTEQMMRAIFHQIGVNRFNRPRVVICVPSALTLVEMRAVKLAARRAGAGNVLLMEQPIAAALGANLPIDKSVGNLIVDIGGGTTESGLISLGGVVALEAERVGSFAVDDAVQKYLREAYDIAVGEQTAEKIKITIGSALDVGQDREMQVHGRRVSVSAPEVLTLNSGEIREAIAGPLRAILNSILNCVSNTPPELANDIARRGLFLTGGGGLLSGIDQRIANEAGVPVRRVDYPLECVVRGAGRSLAALDLMRGMFVDFSDGD, encoded by the coding sequence ATGGCCCGCAGCCTCGCGATCGATCTGGGGACGGCGAACACGCTGGTTTACTCCATGGGGAACGACATCGTCTACCGCCAGCCGACGGTCATCGCCGTCCATCGCCAGACCGGCGAGGTCCTCGCCATGGGTGAGGAGGCGTGGCGCATGATCGGCCGGACCCCGAGTTACATCGTGGCTCATCGCCCGCTGCGCAACGGGGCCATCACCGACTTCGACATGACCGAGCAGATGATGCGGGCGATCTTCCACCAGATCGGAGTGAACCGGTTCAACCGGCCGCGTGTGGTGATCTGCGTGCCGTCGGCGCTCACGCTCGTGGAGATGCGCGCCGTCAAGCTGGCGGCCCGCCGCGCCGGCGCCGGCAACGTGCTGCTGATGGAGCAGCCCATCGCCGCGGCTCTCGGCGCCAACCTGCCGATCGACAAGTCCGTCGGCAACCTGATCGTGGACATCGGCGGCGGGACGACCGAGTCCGGGCTCATCTCGCTCGGCGGGGTGGTCGCCCTCGAGGCGGAGCGTGTCGGCTCGTTCGCGGTGGACGACGCCGTGCAGAAGTACCTTCGGGAGGCCTACGACATTGCTGTCGGCGAGCAGACAGCGGAGAAGATCAAGATCACGATCGGCTCCGCGCTCGACGTCGGCCAGGATCGCGAGATGCAGGTGCACGGTCGCCGTGTGTCCGTGAGTGCGCCCGAGGTGCTCACGCTGAACTCCGGCGAGATCCGCGAGGCGATCGCCGGTCCGCTGCGGGCGATCCTCAACTCGATCCTGAACTGCGTGTCCAACACGCCGCCGGAGTTGGCCAACGACATCGCCCGCCGGGGCCTGTTCCTCACCGGTGGTGGGGGACTGCTCAGTGGTATCGACCAGCGGATCGCCAATGAGGCCGGCGTGCCGGTGCGGCGGGTGGACTATCCCCTGGAGTGCGTGGTGCGCGGCGCGGGCCGCTCCCTTGCGGCGCTCGACCTCATGCGGGGGATGTTCGTGGACTTCTCCGACGGGGACTGA
- a CDS encoding DUF222 domain-containing protein, producing MASASKMDEWAALGEWLSSPPLLHKVDLDVVREQLVFVGRARASLAALEADLVGEVARREGDAAAEEILRQDQKRSRAGARKAVKTAAQLEWAPRVAGKLADGAITPEAAGLILDAAGETPVDHGVLLEAAETEPEDQFRRTLKEHVNQRTSEEELEARRARQRRRRRASISEQADGMFHLFAQLDPLTGSRVRAALLAKSDELFRNEDPKDRATSPQRFADALAELLCTDTEAAAPAGVELLVLADYDQVHDAITNARLSDGTRLTEAEALAIACDAKILPGIFNKHTGNPLLGRAQRKISPRHRKRLIARDGGCIGCDAHHKICEVHHLDHWAHGGETTLDNTCLLCWRCHHVRVHLHGEEITRYPNGRFTLAPPANTGGQSNGGSHPPPHNHHRTHPHEAAAPTRPDTHTRQPAGPCHQPPLPTPAPRRC from the coding sequence GTGGCCAGCGCCAGCAAGATGGACGAGTGGGCGGCACTCGGCGAATGGCTGAGTTCGCCGCCGCTGCTGCACAAAGTCGACTTGGACGTGGTGCGCGAGCAGTTGGTCTTCGTGGGACGGGCGCGGGCCTCGCTCGCCGCCTTGGAGGCTGATCTGGTGGGTGAGGTCGCCCGCCGCGAAGGCGACGCTGCCGCTGAGGAGATCCTGCGCCAGGACCAGAAGCGCTCCCGGGCCGGCGCCCGCAAGGCCGTGAAGACCGCGGCGCAGCTGGAGTGGGCGCCGCGGGTGGCCGGCAAGCTCGCCGACGGCGCCATCACCCCCGAAGCCGCCGGATTGATCCTCGACGCCGCCGGTGAGACGCCGGTGGATCACGGTGTCCTGCTGGAGGCCGCCGAGACCGAGCCCGAGGATCAGTTCCGGCGCACTCTGAAGGAACACGTCAACCAGCGCACCAGCGAAGAAGAACTCGAAGCCCGGCGCGCCCGCCAGCGGCGCCGCCGCCGCGCCTCGATCAGCGAGCAGGCCGACGGCATGTTCCACCTGTTCGCCCAGCTTGACCCCCTCACCGGTAGCCGGGTCCGCGCCGCCCTCCTCGCCAAGTCCGACGAACTGTTCCGCAACGAAGATCCCAAGGATCGCGCCACGTCGCCGCAGCGGTTCGCGGACGCGCTCGCCGAACTCCTCTGCACCGACACCGAAGCCGCGGCGCCCGCCGGCGTCGAACTGTTGGTGCTCGCCGACTACGACCAAGTTCACGACGCCATCACCAACGCCCGCCTCAGCGACGGCACACGCCTCACCGAAGCCGAAGCCCTCGCCATCGCCTGCGACGCCAAGATCCTGCCGGGCATCTTCAACAAACACACCGGCAACCCCCTCCTGGGGCGCGCACAGCGAAAGATCTCTCCCCGACACCGCAAGCGCCTCATCGCCCGCGACGGCGGCTGCATCGGCTGCGACGCCCACCACAAGATCTGCGAGGTCCACCACCTCGACCACTGGGCCCACGGCGGCGAAACCACCCTCGACAACACCTGCCTCCTCTGCTGGCGCTGCCACCACGTCCGCGTCCACCTCCACGGCGAAGAAATCACCCGCTACCCCAACGGCCGCTTCACCCTCGCACCCCCAGCCAACACCGGCGGCCAGAGCAACGGAGGCTCGCACCCACCGCCGCACAACCACCACCGAACCCACCCCCACGAAGCCGCCGCCCCGACCAGGCCTGACACCCACACCAGACAGCCCGCTGGGCCGTGCCACCAACCTCCCCTACCGACCCCCGCCCCCCGCCGATGCTGA